The sequence AGCTTCAATCAAGTGACCAGCACAATACAATTCATGTGCCTCTTTTAAGTCTGTCCACTTCCTATTTGGATCATTGACAGAAAAGTAAGTGTGTAGGTACCCGTCATCCTCTTGCGCTTCCTGTATCAATTCGATGACCTCATCCATTATTTTTTCCCAATGTGGATCTCGATCGTCTTGCAAGGAGAAAGCGACGGTTTCCATCCATTTATACAGATCACTATCCTGAAAGACCATGCCATAATGTGTACCTTGTTTACGACCCGCAGCTATTTCAAAATTTTCAATAGTTCGGCTTGGCTCTGCTCCGGGAATACGATCATTTAAAGCGTCCCATTGGTAAGGAATGATCGATTGCTTAACAAGCTTTTGCCAAGGGTCCCAAAATGGATCATGAATCGATACCTTTTTTAGGGAAATTGGCTTCATTTTAGCTAGTGTATGTTCTTTAGTTCTCATTTAAATCCACTCCCTTTACTGATTTCGATGAAATGAAGTTTCTTATTTGGTTTCGCTTACAATAGTTTAGCATTATTCAGGAATCACGTAAGTAGTGTATTTCAAACAAAAGGTGGACTTTTCTGACTCGATATTAGAAAAACTTAGCATTCACACTTCCTAGCATGCACCGTAATATTTCTTATACTTGATACAACTAACATTTTCACTACTACATTGCTAAAATCTTATGCTTTCTTAACGTGATATAAAAACATTCATGCTTTTAACTATTCAGACAGACGCTGTAAAAGGTATAATGAAACAAAGAATCAGAGAGTGAGGCCCGTGAAATATGACGTTTATTAAACTAGATATAGAAACACCGGTTAACTACATTTCAGGTGGACTATTTGAAACCGATCAACACTGGTCTCATAAGAGGCGAATAATCGATAACTACGAAATGATTATTGGCGTGAATGAAACGCTGTTTATTGAACAGGACGGCGTGCAATATGACGTTCAACCAGGAGATGTCCTGTTTTTGTTTCCAGATAAAGTGCATAATGGCTATAAGATTTGCAATAAACACGTTTCCTTTTACTGGTTCCATTTTGAATGTAATAGTATTTCGACCGCCTGCACGATAAACGATGATATGGTCTTACACATTCGTACCAATCCAGAAGCAGGCAGAAAAATAAAAAGTATTTATTTCCCTAAATTTTCACCATTAATGTTTGCTGACCGTCTCAATATTTTAGCCAATCAATTACTTGATGTAGATAATTCCAACTATTACTCACGTATGAGCGTAAATTACTTAATGACTGCCCTGCTGATCGAGTTTTCCGAACAAACTTTTGTCCATTCCTCTGTACAAGCATCTACTTTTAATGAAAGAGACATGAACATTAACCATATTTTAGAATGGACACGCATTCATGCATTTAACGGAATTTCTGTTTCGACGGTAGCAGATCGTTTCAGTTACAACAAGGAATACCTGTCACGTTATTTCAAGAGAAAAACCGGAAAAACATTGCAGTCCTATATCCATGCGTTACGGATCTCAAAAGCGAAAGATTTACTGGTAGGTACCCGTCAGAATTTAAAAGTGATAGCAAAAAGTATAGGAATAGAAGATGAAAAATACTTCATGCGTTTATTTAAAAAGTATGAAAAAATGACACCTACTGAATACCGGAAGGCGTTTGGGAAAACCCGGTTAAATCGGCATTAAAATACTGCATGCGATTCTGCAGGAGAGACC is a genomic window of Gracilibacillus salinarum containing:
- a CDS encoding AraC family transcriptional regulator encodes the protein MTFIKLDIETPVNYISGGLFETDQHWSHKRRIIDNYEMIIGVNETLFIEQDGVQYDVQPGDVLFLFPDKVHNGYKICNKHVSFYWFHFECNSISTACTINDDMVLHIRTNPEAGRKIKSIYFPKFSPLMFADRLNILANQLLDVDNSNYYSRMSVNYLMTALLIEFSEQTFVHSSVQASTFNERDMNINHILEWTRIHAFNGISVSTVADRFSYNKEYLSRYFKRKTGKTLQSYIHALRISKAKDLLVGTRQNLKVIAKSIGIEDEKYFMRLFKKYEKMTPTEYRKAFGKTRLNRH